The Cyclobacterium amurskyense genome contains the following window.
GGGAATACTACCATGTGGGTTCAACCTTTTCATAAAAGCAAATATTTCATCCGTTGCTGATTGCTTGAATCCCATCCCATTGTCTTTGACATAAACAGTTATTTCATCTCCTTTTTCTTCATAATCTACCGAGATTACCGGGTCTGCTTCAGAACGGTATTTTATAGCATTACTAAACAGGTTTTGAAATAATCGTGTCATTTGAATATTGTCAGCCACTATTACGGGTAATGCTGGTATATTGAAGGTAACATTGTTTTCTTTCACCTCAACTTTAATCATTTCCAGAGCTAAACCACAGACCTCATTTAACGAAACCTCTTCAAATTCATTCTCGTTTCCATCTATTTTGGAATAATCGAGCAAATCTTTGATCATAAGTTTCATCCTTTGGGTATTTTCTAAAATAAGGGAGTAATACATCTTGCCGTCGGTATCAGGGGGCAGATGACCTTCTTTTTCTAATAATCCCACCAAACTGGAAATCGTATTTAAAGGAGCTTGCAAATCATGCGAAGCAGTATAGGCGAAATGTTCCAGCCCTTCATTTACCTGTCTAAGCCTTTCGACAGTTTGTTCCGCTTGTTTTCTTGCCTTTATCAGCTCAACCTCGTATTGCTTTCTTTGGGTTATGTTCAATACTGAAAATCTAAAAAAAGGCGCCACACCGGAGCTTTTAAAAATTTGCATACCATTTAATAAGGTTGGCAATCGCCTTGAATCTTTCCCCTTAAGTTCAATATTGATTTCAGAAATTTCTCGATGAATATGAAGCATGGGCATTATATGTGTTTCGAAGTAAATTTTCTCTCCCATACCCAACAAATCCTGAAAAGATTTTTGAAGTACAATTTCATTTCTTTCATAACCCAGCCACTTTAGCAATGTACCATTTATGTTGACAATTTTTCCATCAGCACCAGTGGTCATATAACCAAAAGGAGCATTTTGGTAAAGGTCTTCAGAATCTTCTGTAAATGCTTGTTCTATCAATTTCTGTTGGCTAAATAGGATTCAATACTTGAAACAACTTGATCAGGGGCAGTCAGGTGAGGACAATGCCCTGAAGCGTTCAATAGCACATAATGACTTTCTTTAATCTGTTGATTTACAAACTCCCCTACTCTAACTGGGGCAATAACATCGGGATGGCTTTGAAGAATTAAAGTGGGTATAGACACATTTTCTAAATCCGCTCTATTGTCCCCCATAAAGGTTACCTTGGCAAAATGCTTGGCTATATTAGGATTCATCGAGCAGAAACTATTCTTTAATTCTTCGGCATATTCAGGCAATTCAGGATTGCCTATAATTATTGGCGTAATAAAACTAGACCACCCTAAATAATTACTATCCAAAGTTTCAATTAATTCATCAATATCCGCTTTGGTAAAGCCTCCAAAATAATCATCATCATTGGTGTAGCAGGGTGAAGGACCAATCAAAACCAAATCATCAAATAAATCAGGCCTTGCAGTGGCAGCCAGTATTCCGATAATACAATTTACAGAATGACCTACAAAAATAACCCTTGAAAGATTAAGTTCAACGATCATTTCAATTAGATCCTGAGCATACCCCTTTAGAGAACTGTATTTTTCAAAATCATAAGCGCTTTGATCTGAATTGCCTGAACCTACAAGGTCAAATAAAATAACCTGATAATCCTTTTCGAAAGCAGGTGTTATAAAGCGCCACATGTTCTGATCACAACCATATCCATGACCAAAAACAATAGGCTGCTTACCGTTACCAATAATTTTCACGTTGTTTTTTACTATCTTATCTTTATTCATAGTATTCATTGCATCAATGAAATCATTTCATTTGGCCCCTGATTATAGATGAATTTTATTAGGTGATTTTTGTTAAAACAGATCTACTTTTTGTTCGGGTAATAAGTCACAATTTAAGTTTCTCATTAGTATTGTTTTGAAAGATTCTTACCTGAAGCATTTACTCAAATATCCTTTCAGTTTACAATTCTGAAACTTCACAAAAATTTAAGGTGATAAATCAAGAAATTTGATAGCAAAAATCAAACCATTTTTCCATTTCCCTGCCAGCTTTTGAAACCAAACTCCATTCATGTTGGAGACCCATTTAGTCCTAAATAATTCACAAACTAAAATTACCTCATGGGAAACACCTCAAAATCAGCTATACTAGTCTTATGTACAGCTCTGATCTGTACAGGGCAAATAGAATACAAAAAAAAACCAGCTTCAAAAAGTTTTACCTTTATGAAACTGGTTAAATAAATTTAATTTTTAGACAGCAGTGAAAATATTATTTTTCAGGCACCCATAGTACTGCATCAGCTACAACTGTGCCATCTGCACCTTCTGTACTAACAATAACAAAAGGATTCGTACCTGCTTCTAAGGTATAAGCGCCTACATTTACCCACTCTCCTCTTGTTTGGCCTTCAACTCTAATGTCCGTTTCTTTTACAAAAACCTCATTTTCTGATTTTCCATCAGAAACAATAATTTTGGTCTGACTTGTTGCATCCTCTGTTCCTGAGAAATAGACATAAATGTCATACTTACCATTTTCTACCACTTTTGGACTAAAACGGACTGTACTAATGGAGTTGCCATTGCCTGCGTTTTTCAAAAGTGTTGGACCATATCCATGCCTATTTTGAACCTCCCAATCTCCGGTAACAACTACACCTTCATCATCATTGTCCACCAGTAATTCAGCAGTGCTTCCATTTGCCAATGGATTTGAGTGAAGCTCTCCTTGTAGCTTCTTAATGGATACCTCCTGAACAGCTTGCCCTTCATCCAAGGCCAAACTTGCAGCCACTGCAGCAGATTGTCCTAAAACCATAAATACCGGCTCCATTCGAATCGAGCCATAAGCAATATGACTTGCAGAAAGTGCCACCGGTACCAATAGGTTCTTTGCTTCATTTGCCTTGGGTATAATTGACCTGTAAGCAATAGGATATGGGCCAAAACCACCTATTTCAACATTACCTTCATTCTTCACCATTTTCTTACCATCCTTCTCTACAACCACACGCTGAATATTGTGAGAATCCATGGTGTAGGCAGCCATTCCAACACCATCCTCTACTACTTCCTCTCCTACACAATTGGCTTGAGTCATTACATATTCTCCTATCATTCTCCGTACTTCCCTCACATACAATTGCGGAGTCCAATTTCCATTTTCTACATATTCATCTTTTGGATAACCCCATTCCTGAATCGCCTCTTGAAGTTCTTTTGGCACCCTTGGGTCAGTTTTGTAAAAGTAAAGCAGAGATTTCGTGTAAAGCGTGTGTGCATCTATGATTTCTTTCCGCTTTTCATAACTTCCTTCTGGATATTCATGGTTCATTCCAATCATATCTGTAGAGAAACCTCCCCTATTGTTTATGTCCGTTTTGTTATTTGGCATGCGACTCCAGATAAAATACTGCCCAAGGCTTCTTTTTTCAGGTTGAGCTTCGAAGAGTCTGACCAATAAATCAAACATGGCTGGATCATAACCTTCCGGCTTCGTAATTTCTATCCGATTGTCAGGATCATTGGTCAAGCAAATACGGTAATTATAGGCTTGAATTTTATCATCTTCTGTGCCATCTTCCGCCAAACGCTCCTCACTTATACCCCAAAGCAAACCACTTGAAGGATCTCCTGGAGTTTTGTAAGGATCAACGCCGTCAGGAAACTGGTGGCCATTCATTAATTGAACGCCATTATAGGTTTCCCCATATTTTTCATTGGATTCCCTACCGATATCATAACTTACCCCAGACTTTGCCATCAGGTCACCTTCATAGGTAGCGTCGATAAACATTTTACCTGACACTTCCCTCACCGGTTCTGAAGGGTTATTGGCATTCTCAATAGAAATCTTGGTTATCCATCCATCTTTATTCTCAGCACTTTGGATTCTAAACCCATACTGAACAGTGATTCCTGCCCGGTCCAAATACTCTTGAAAGGTAGCTTTAGCTACACTTGGTTCGAATATCCACTGCTCAAATTTCCCATAATGATCACCAAGTTTTCGATAGAAATCTCTTGATAAGCCAGTTACGGCAAATTTATTCCCTATATCAGTGTAGCCTAATCCACCAGTAGTCAAACCACCAAGGTGCATGCTAGGCTCAATCAGAAGTACTGATTTCCCCATACTCTTCGCTGTATAAGCTGCTATTACCCCCGAAGATGTGGCTCCATATACGACTACATCATAGGTTTTTTCTTTGGCTTCTTCAGGCCCTGAGCAAGAAAAAATCAGGCTTGATAAAATCAAACAGCCTATTACTAAATAACTTAATTGTCTTATCATTACTTGTTTTCAATTGGTTTTGGTGAATACAATCAATCTTAAATCCATTACCTGATTACCAGGGATCTCAAGCGCTTTCATGGATAAAGTGGCTTCTCCACTTTCCAGGTTTATTTCACCCAATGATATGGGTTTGAAATCTTTAACATAGGATTCCATGCGCTCTACCCTGTCATTTTCCATCCCCTTGAGAGGTGGATCATGGGCTATATCCACTTTTCCATCTAGGTAATTCTCTCCTAGCTGAAGTCTAAAGGTGGCGCCAATGTCTATTTTAGGGCATGTATAATATAAATCAACCTGGTATTTTCCTGATTCCAATACCTCCACATCCCAAGTGATACTGTCTTCCAAACTTACCCAATTTGTAAAAAAAGAGTCATTGGGGAACCGGTTGGATCGTTGAATCTGACCATGAGCCTCACCATCACGGGCGGGCATTTGGGTGTACTTTGCTCCAGGTGCTCCCAGGGTAAATGATCTGATCTTAGAACTTTTGTCCATTTCTTCAGCCATTTCTCTTTCCCAAGATGCTTTTGATGCTGTTAATTCCGCAGTTAATTCCTTCATTTGATCTTGAATAGGGTTTTGTTGAAATGGGTCTTTTCCCATGTCAAACAAGGCTCCTTCATGATCCAGAAGAAAATTCTGGGTTCTTAAACTCGTTCTGTTATTCCAATGTCTGTAGATTATTCTATCCTCCCACTTGCTGGCTTCATTGAATATAAGTGGCTTTAAACTTTTACCATCGAAGGGCTTTTCCGAATTATGTTCTATCCCTAGCAGCTCCATTAAAGTTGGGAACAGGTCAATCGCACTTGATATTTCTTCGACCACTTCACCTCCTGGAATGGTCCTTTTCCATTGTATGAATAATGGACTTCTAACTCCTCCTTCATCTGTAGAACCCTTTCTGCCTTTCATTCCACCATTCCACCTAAAACTATTCGGACCATTGTCACTAAAATAAATTACAATGGTATTTTCCTCCAGGTCAAGGGATTTCAACTTGTCCATTATTCTTCCCACATTCCAATCGATGTTTTCACACATGGCAAGTGCTGCCTTTGTAAACTCCTGGTCTTCGTTCTGCACTAGACTATCAAGCTCCTTCTTAGCAAATGAGTCGTACCAACGATCGGGAACTTGCATGGGTGAATGTGGTGTGTTTAAGGGCAGGTAAACTAGAAAAGGATGCGCTTGATTTTCCTCAATAAACTGCATGGCTTTTGCTGTCAGGTCATTGGCAAGAAAGCCATCACCTTGAACAGGTTTACCATTGTGTTCCAGCGGTGGACTAAAATAATCCCCCCAATGTCCGGAACAAAAGCCATAAAACTCATCAAACCCCCTGGCATTGGGATGGTAAGGGTGTTGCATGCCATTGTGCCACTTACCAAAAGCGCCTGTTACGTAGCCTGATTTTTTTAGCACTTCGGCAAAGGTTACTTCATCTAGGTCCAATCGTTCTTGCCCGGCCGAAGTCCCACTTACCCCTCCACGCAAATGGTACCTGCCAGTAAGCATTTCTGCCCTGGTAGGAGAACAGACCGGAGACACATAAAAACGATCAAAACTGACCCCCTCAACACCCAACCTATCAATATTTGGTGTCTTCAAATTTGGGTTCCCAGTGAAACTTAAATCACCCCATCCCTGATCATCAGATAAAATGATCAGAATATTAGGCCTGTCTTGTTCTTTTTCTTCTGACTTACAAGCCATAAAAGTACATATACACAGGAATAATAAGGATTTAGAAAGTTTCATAGCCCCAGAATTTATTTAACTTCAACAATTACATAGCAGTCTAAAGTAGACAAAAGTAAGCAATAGGTACTGCAAACATTATAAAGTTATCGGTACCTTATTGCCTACTATTGAAACACTCAAATTCATTAAGTCAATACTTGACTTAACACAAAGCTTTATGCTTAATTAATTTTATCAGCTAAAGTCAATACTTGACCATCTTCAAGAAGTTTCGTTCTTAAAGAAGAATAAGGAAGCTCTTGTACACTGATGCCTTCATCCATAGCCATAACAGCTGCTGTGGCCGCAGATTGCCCTAAAATCATAAATACTGGTTCCATTCGAATGGAGCCAAAAGCAATATGACTTGCAGAAACTGCCACAGGTACCACTAGATTTTGAATTTCGTCTGCTTTAGGTACCAAAGAACCATAGGAAATTTCATAAGGTTGTGGCAATGGAACTCCCACG
Protein-coding sequences here:
- a CDS encoding sensor histidine kinase, coding for MIEQAFTEDSEDLYQNAPFGYMTTGADGKIVNINGTLLKWLGYERNEIVLQKSFQDLLGMGEKIYFETHIMPMLHIHREISEINIELKGKDSRRLPTLLNGMQIFKSSGVAPFFRFSVLNITQRKQYEVELIKARKQAEQTVERLRQVNEGLEHFAYTASHDLQAPLNTISSLVGLLEKEGHLPPDTDGKMYYSLILENTQRMKLMIKDLLDYSKIDGNENEFEEVSLNEVCGLALEMIKVEVKENNVTFNIPALPVIVADNIQMTRLFQNLFSNAIKYRSEADPVISVDYEEKGDEITVYVKDNGMGFKQSATDEIFAFMKRLNPHGSIPGTGIGLASCKRILEIHCGTISAKSTPGKGSTFFFTLPKRGKKPEY
- a CDS encoding alpha/beta fold hydrolase codes for the protein MNKDKIVKNNVKIIGNGKQPIVFGHGYGCDQNMWRFITPAFEKDYQVILFDLVGSGNSDQSAYDFEKYSSLKGYAQDLIEMIVELNLSRVIFVGHSVNCIIGILAATARPDLFDDLVLIGPSPCYTNDDDYFGGFTKADIDELIETLDSNYLGWSSFITPIIIGNPELPEYAEELKNSFCSMNPNIAKHFAKVTFMGDNRADLENVSIPTLILQSHPDVIAPVRVGEFVNQQIKESHYVLLNASGHCPHLTAPDQVVSSIESYLANRN
- a CDS encoding FAD-dependent oxidoreductase, translating into MIRQLSYLVIGCLILSSLIFSCSGPEEAKEKTYDVVVYGATSSGVIAAYTAKSMGKSVLLIEPSMHLGGLTTGGLGYTDIGNKFAVTGLSRDFYRKLGDHYGKFEQWIFEPSVAKATFQEYLDRAGITVQYGFRIQSAENKDGWITKISIENANNPSEPVREVSGKMFIDATYEGDLMAKSGVSYDIGRESNEKYGETYNGVQLMNGHQFPDGVDPYKTPGDPSSGLLWGISEERLAEDGTEDDKIQAYNYRICLTNDPDNRIEITKPEGYDPAMFDLLVRLFEAQPEKRSLGQYFIWSRMPNNKTDINNRGGFSTDMIGMNHEYPEGSYEKRKEIIDAHTLYTKSLLYFYKTDPRVPKELQEAIQEWGYPKDEYVENGNWTPQLYVREVRRMIGEYVMTQANCVGEEVVEDGVGMAAYTMDSHNIQRVVVEKDGKKMVKNEGNVEIGGFGPYPIAYRSIIPKANEAKNLLVPVALSASHIAYGSIRMEPVFMVLGQSAAVAASLALDEGQAVQEVSIKKLQGELHSNPLANGSTAELLVDNDDEGVVVTGDWEVQNRHGYGPTLLKNAGNGNSISTVRFSPKVVENGKYDIYVYFSGTEDATSQTKIIVSDGKSENEVFVKETDIRVEGQTRGEWVNVGAYTLEAGTNPFVIVSTEGADGTVVADAVLWVPEK
- a CDS encoding arylsulfatase → MKLSKSLLFLCICTFMACKSEEKEQDRPNILIILSDDQGWGDLSFTGNPNLKTPNIDRLGVEGVSFDRFYVSPVCSPTRAEMLTGRYHLRGGVSGTSAGQERLDLDEVTFAEVLKKSGYVTGAFGKWHNGMQHPYHPNARGFDEFYGFCSGHWGDYFSPPLEHNGKPVQGDGFLANDLTAKAMQFIEENQAHPFLVYLPLNTPHSPMQVPDRWYDSFAKKELDSLVQNEDQEFTKAALAMCENIDWNVGRIMDKLKSLDLEENTIVIYFSDNGPNSFRWNGGMKGRKGSTDEGGVRSPLFIQWKRTIPGGEVVEEISSAIDLFPTLMELLGIEHNSEKPFDGKSLKPLIFNEASKWEDRIIYRHWNNRTSLRTQNFLLDHEGALFDMGKDPFQQNPIQDQMKELTAELTASKASWEREMAEEMDKSSKIRSFTLGAPGAKYTQMPARDGEAHGQIQRSNRFPNDSFFTNWVSLEDSITWDVEVLESGKYQVDLYYTCPKIDIGATFRLQLGENYLDGKVDIAHDPPLKGMENDRVERMESYVKDFKPISLGEINLESGEATLSMKALEIPGNQVMDLRLIVFTKTN